In the genome of Cynocephalus volans isolate mCynVol1 chromosome 10, mCynVol1.pri, whole genome shotgun sequence, the window CTTCTCCCTTGAGGGGTCCGTTTTCAGGATTAAAATGTGTTTGTGAATTTAAAGCCTCAAGAATCGATACATGTTAAGCACTACACAAATGTTAACTATTCTTGTTCTCAAAAGATCTGTCACCCTGAAAAAAATTAAGCCCACCCATGTGGGGCATGCACACTTAATGAGCACTGTACCTGGTGTACAGTGTACCTGGTGTTTATGTCTTATTGCTGACATGATCTGCTAACTACCTTGAAACAACTGGCATCCACAAACCCACTTCTCAGATCAGAAAGcaaaggttcagagaggtgaaggcacttacccaaggtcacacagctggatcTCAGCCTACCCTTGGTGGCAGTATCAAAGCAGACACCTCTTAAAATAAAGGGCTGCAGCAGAAACTGCTAAATGTACCCCAGTGTCTTCTCCACCTTCCCAGGCATTAGAACCAAGGCTTTCAGCAAGGCACGTGGCCTCCCAAAAGACTACAGTTCCCAGCTTCCCTTGAGGCAGAGGGGAGGCCATGTGACTACATTCTGACCAATGGGGTGAGAGCAGATGTGTGCAACTTCCGGCCCCTGCCAGCCCAGAGGAGGCGGGggcttctcccttccccttcccttttccgGGAATAGCAGCCACGTGTTTCCTAAGAAATAGCTGGGCAGAGGGGTCCTGGAGGACAATAGCGCTGGagaagcattcaataaatatttattataattaaaagaCCATACCAATATCCCCCGCCACCAAGACGCCCCACCCAGAGATAAAGAGATTGAATTGTAAACATTATATCCAGTTCTGGTCGCCGGGAAGCCCATCGGGGTCTGTTTCACTCTATTTCCTGAGAAATAAGGGTCTCCTGGGCAATGTACTGAAAATGGCACATGACCCCATTTTTCACTGCCCACCAGGTGGGGGACAGATGGGGGTCTCCAAGGTCCTGCCCAAAGCCCATGCCAGGGTCCAGGTGTGTCCCACAGGCAGTCAGGCCTGGTCACTCGGCCATTCCTGTGTCTTGTCCTCGGGTGCCTGGGCCCCTCTCTGGTTCCACATGTGGTTGTTTATCCCCAGCTGCACCATCTGAGCATGGTGGATAATGAGAGGTTGTAGCCCAGGGCCCTGAGGGGGCTCCAGTGAGGCGGTGGGGAAGGCCGGGGGCTGTGGGGAGGCTGGGGGCCGTGGGAAGGCCGGTGGAGGGATCCCAGTCTGCCATGGATGCAGGAGCTGCGGCTGAGGGCAGCCTGGCCAGGTCGGAAAGGATGGGGGGACTCCCAGGGGCACCTGACCTCCAAAAGGGACCTGAGCCCCGGAAGGCACCTGAGTCCCAAATGACATGTGGTTCCCAAAGGCCATCTGGAGGCTCTCCATCTGCGCCTGCCAGGACAAGTAGCTCTGGAGGTAAGCGGAGTAAGCAGTGCTCACAGCTGCCGCCTGCTGCTGCTCTGCGTGCAGATGCTCACTCCGCTCCCGCAGGGTCCGGGCATCCTGTTCCTTTCTCCAGGTGGCCTTGCGGGCCCGGAGCTTCTGAGGCTTGAATGTGTTGGCCACCTTCCTGGCGAAGATCGGGGAGCGTTCATCCAGCCACACGAGGCCCCCGAGCAGGCTGGCCACGTCAGAGCCGAGCTGGGCCAGGGAGCTCTCCAGGGGCAGGAAGGGGATTACACAGTCATGCCAGCCGTGCCGCGTGAGGCTGTTCATCAGCGTGTGGCTCGTCTGGTGCCGGCTAAGGCGACAGTCAAAGTTACAGGTGAGCAGCAGAATGGTGAAGGCTGAGTGCTCGATGGCATCCTGCAGGCAGTGCAGCTGGCCGCGCCCGGGCACCTGGAAGTCCTCGCAGAAGGTGGCCCCGTCGGGCACGCCCAGCTCCTCCAGCCTCTCCCGGACACGCAGGGCAATGTGCTCGTCCGCCCTGGCGTGGAGAACCACAAAGTTATAGAATTTCTGTTCCGACGATGTCACATCAGGGGAGGACAGGCACGAAGATGAGGAGGCTGGGTGAGATGAATAAGGGGACGAtggggatggaggaaggggagacgTTCTGGGACCCTCGGAGGGCATTGGCGGGTGTGGCTTGGAATGCTGGGACGTGGTGTCTTCTACAGAAAGTTGAGGTGGCGGCGTGGGGTCTTTGACAGAACAGTGGTTTCCGATGGGCTGCAGAATGGGCGAGGGGAGAGACTTGGGGGCTGCGCACACCTCGGTGCACTCCACCGAGTAGTGGGTGCTGGTTTCTGGTGCTGTGGGAGAGTCTGGGAGGCCAGCCGGGGTCGGACCTGGGGCCACATCAGGGAGCACCAGGGCTGAGCTGTTTGGTGGCTCCGGGGAGCTGGCAAGATCCACCGAGGGGGGCCAGCTCATCTCCTCGGGCTCCTGGCGGCCTGGAGGGACAGGCCCAGGCACCTGGCTGGTGAGGGGCTCATCACAGAGCTTGCTGGGTCCATGGGAGCGGGGGTGGAGACTGAGGGCCATGGTGGGGGACTGGCTGATCTCCAAGTTGCTGGCCAGGGAGGCTGGGCTGCCGGTGGATCGCAGGGAGTGCCCATGGCTCCAGCCCGACAGGTTGTCGATAGGGCGTGGAAGGCTCCGGGTACCGGAGGGCGAAGCTGAGGACGGAGGAAAGCAGTCCAGATTGGAGTGGAGGGGCCTGAAGACCCCCGGGTCCCCAATGATGTCCCACCCACACCGGTCCCGGGCTTCATCCTGGAGTTCCCCCAGCTGGTGGTCGTCCCTGGAGCTGAGGGCACAGAGGGCCGCCTGGTAGGCCACATCCCGCATGGAGGCTGGACACAACTTCTCCTCGGCCAGCAGATGGTACAACCGGGCAACAGCCCAGGACACGTCCAGGGGCTCCTCCGGGGCCTCGGTGCTATCGACGCCAGCCCACTGGCGGGCCACCAGCCGAGCCACTGCATCTGCCTTCAGAGCCTCCAGAGAGATCCTGGCCTCGGTCTCCTGGCCCAGCTTCAGGAGCACCATGGCGTGCAGGAGGTCTGCCCCCTGGCAGCCCAGGCGCACAGTCTTCAGTTTGTGCTTCAGATACAAGAGCTTGTCCTGGCCCGCCGCGCCTAGAATGTCGAAGGCACCAGGGAGTGACGGGCCCGGGCTGGCCATGGGCATGGGAGGGTGCGGCCTCGGGCAGTGGGAGAAGCTTGGGGTAGTGGAGGCATGTTCTGCACAGCCCGCCTTGTGCACGCCCGGTGTCCCCTACCCATTCACTGTACCAGGTTCCGTGGGAGCTACCAGAGCAGATCTGCAGGAAACAGGAGAGGGACATGCGATTACCACCAGGAAAGGAAGGCAGCCAGATCCCCTCTCCCACTGCCTACTTTCCTTCAGATGCCACCATGACCTATggaggtgaccttgggcaacgtGTCACCTCCCCCCAACCTCTATTTTCCCCTATGCAAAATAATAGCAGCTGACACTTACCTGGGGTTACCCAAGAGGTAGATACTactattttctccatttataggtgaagaaagggagccacagagaggtgaagtcacttgcccaaggtcacacagctagtgagtgactGAGTTGGGATTGGAACTCAGGCAGTTGGGCTTCAGAGTCTGTGTCCCTAACCACTAGGATACACGGCCTAGGGGGATAATGATGTCAAACACTTAAGAGCTTGTTTCAGGGAATTGAGTTCCATTAACACATGGAAAATTCTGAGTTTGATGACTAGAAACCAGTAGGTGCTGAATACATGCTCACTAGGGAGGTAGTCAGCCTCCTAGATGGCCCCCAAGGACCCGACATTCTGGTACTCACGGTCTTGGGTCATCCAGCCAACACCATACCAGAGTTGGCCTATGTGATTGATAGAATTTGGCAAGGGATAAGGTGTCACTTGTGACATTGGGTTACAAAAGACACTGTGGCTTCCTCTTGGTGGCTCTCTCTATCACTCTGTCAGGGCTAAGCCATGTGGTGAGCAGCCCATGCGGTGAGGTGCTgaagcctcctgccaacagccatgcAAGGGAGCCACCAGGGAAGCAGCTCTTCCAGGCCCGGTCGAGTCTTCAGATGAAGCAGCCCAGCTGACAGCTTGACTGTGACCTCAGGAGGGACCTGAGCCAGAACCCCCCAGTGACAAAGCAGCTCCTAAATTCCCAATCCACAGAAACTGGGCGATACATGTTTGCTGTTTTCAGCCACAAAGTCCTGGGGTGATTGTTACGCAGCAGTAGCTGACTGATGCAGCCAATGTTATTACCATCATGGTGAGCAGACCATTACCGAGCCCCAGCTCTATGCCTAAACTGGGCTGCCAAGCCACATGGAAgctatttctccttctctccatttccCAAAAAGTGTCAAGCAGCTTCCAGCTCAGGCACTTTGCATGTGCTATTCCCTCTGTGTGGAGTGCCCTTTCCCCAGACCTTCCCCTGGGTGACCTGAATCTCATTATTCAAGTCTCGAGCACAATGACACAGCCTCAGGAGGCTTCCACACCCACCCAGTTCCCAATCCTAGTCTGTCTCTCCATGTCACCCTCTTCTCAATAGAATTGTCACTGGGTGAACTTTTCTTGCATGTTAACTATTTTGCATTTACTCTCTGCCTCCCTGTCAGACCGTAAGCATCAAACAGTGACAGCTGAGCTTCTTTTGGGTGCTATGGGGTAGTTGAGCCACAGAGCAGGTACTAAACAAAGACgggctggatgaatgaatgaatgaatgaatgaatgaacgaggCTGGTACTCAAAAgttgtggatgagaaaactgaggcccagagagaggccTTTCCCAAGGGCACATAGAAAAGACACTTCTGACACTGAGTCCGACTTGGGGAAACACAGAGCATTAGGTCCATTCTGGGGGGCCGAGAACCCTTCGTCGGTCCCTCAGCCTGGCTAGGATGAGACCTACTACCTGTCCCACCCTAGTACCCATgatgagacctgattgtttagaccagtggttctcaaccggGGACAATTCTACCCTAGTAGGGACACTGGGCCATGTCTGGAGACGTTTGTGGTTGTCACGACTGGGGGGTGCtcctggcacagagtgggtggaggcagggacgctgctcagcacctgcagtgctCAGGACGCCCCACCACAGAGGATGACCCAGCCCCAAGTCGCTAGTGCTGAGGCTGAGTAGTGCTAGTCTAAACCGAGTCGACGCACTGGTCAGCACTCTCTGTGAAAAATCACAGACCTCGTTGTACAAATGattcaggattttttaaaaaattcattttgaccaGGTCCACTGGAGCCCCAAAGCCAAGCTCGCTGGATCCAGGAAGGTCAGGGCGCAGGACAGAGAAGGCGTCGGAGTGAGCTGGCGTCGGGGAGCAGAGGCACGAGGGAGACGTGACTGCCCCAGAGTGGGCCAAAGGAGAAAGGACAGACAGAGGGGGTCACcggggaaaggagggaaggaggcgAGCATCTGTCTGGCTGTTTCAAAAAATGGAAGTGGCCTGACGTGTTGAAATGCTGacagggaggggggaaaaggagagacagaaaaggcAGAGCTGACTTTcttgtgggggagacagacaatcgacaaagaaatgaggaaaattcaCAGTGTGCCCGCTGGTGATCGATGCCAGAGAGAAACATAAAGCAGAGAAGCGGGGCTGGGGGAGCAGTCAAGAATACCTAGTATCAGGGGTGGGTGTTTGTAGTTTTAGATGACATGGTCCAAGAAGGCCTCCATGAGGAGAGGCATTTCAACAAGACCTGAAAATGATAAGAAGGGATCCTAGGGGACATCTGAGGGAAGAGCGttccaagcagagagaacagcccgtgcaaaggtcctggggcaggacCGAGCCTGGCGTGTTGCAGGAACAGCGAGGAGGCccatgtggctggagcagagtcagcgagggggagagaggggggaggggatggCAGGGAGGGGGACAAAGCAGGTCATGCAGGGCCTCGTGGCTACAGGGAGGACTTGGGCTTTTACCCCAAGGAAAGTGGGAGCTATAGAGGGCTGTGGGCAGAGGAGGGACAGGACCTGATTCAGGTGCTCACAGGCGCCCTCTGACTCCTGCAGGGATGACAGACTGTGTGGGGCTTGGGTGGGAGCCTGGGGACCAGGGCGGAGGAGAGATGCTGGaaaagagtgttccaggcagagggcacagcctgtgcaaaggctctgaggcaggacTGAACCTGGTATGTTGGAGGAACAGCAGGAGGCCCATGTGGCTGGACTTAAACTTTTACCCCAAGGGAAGTAAGACCTGAAAAACGAGTCACCGTGGATCTGTCTAAACATGACTGCTATGACTCATCTCAAGCCAATTGTTGCTATGAGGAAACACATCTCATTTTCTGAGAGTAGCCAGAGATCCAGATTTTCAGGGATCTGCTGACTTTTGCCAAGTTGGCAATcaactcaaatatttttaagagaccttgtgagctttaaaaaaaaaatcataagcttGTGGGTCAGTGTGCAATCTATGGAGTGAAAACTCTAAACATATTTGttgcataataaataaataaagtgtgtgtgagagaggaaGGGATACATACAcagccttcattcattcatttaagtaGTTCTTTAGTAACTGCCATGTGTTGGGCACCGTTGAATAttccagggacacagagaagaaaaaacaggagTAGACTCTTCCCTCTTGGAGCTGACAGTCTAGTGGGTACGTTAATTACACGAGGGTAGTTTGAAAAGTATAtggaaaacagatttaaaagataagGTGAATCCTTTCTTGACCTTTTGGAAGACACCTCATATAAATACGTCTTATATATGTTATAGATGGCAATTCAGTggttatatatgtgtatacatatacacacacatgcacgtaaTCTCTTAATTGAGCACCGACTGTATGCCATCCTGTCTTACCTGCTCTTCTTCAAATTCACCAAGCACAATCCTGCCTCAGGATTTTTGAGTTGGCTGTTCCCTCTGTCCCATTACCAGGTATCCCCATGGCTCACCCCCTactctccttcaggtttttgGTTAAGCCTGCCCTGATCACCCCATGCACAACTGCCTATGACAGGGGCCACAAAATACGGCCCGCcaactatttttgtaaataaagttttattggcacacagccatgctcactcatttacatattgtctgtggctgctttcccaCTACAGCCGCAGAGCTGGGTAGCTGCAACAGAGACCGTGTGcaaaatattcactatctggccctttacagaaaaagtttgccaacaccTGGGTTATAAGACAGGcacaagatttttttccctcccagaGAAGGGCAAACGACCAAGATCACATAGCGACTAACAGAACAGCTGTTTGGTGCC includes:
- the TICAM1 gene encoding TIR domain-containing adapter molecule 1, with the translated sequence MPMASPGPSLPGAFDILGAAGQDKLLYLKHKLKTVRLGCQGADLLHAMVLLKLGQETEARISLEALKADAVARLVARQWAGVDSTEAPEEPLDVSWAVARLYHLLAEEKLCPASMRDVAYQAALCALSSRDDHQLGELQDEARDRCGWDIIGDPGVFRPLHSNLDCFPPSSASPSGTRSLPRPIDNLSGWSHGHSLRSTGSPASLASNLEISQSPTMALSLHPRSHGPSKLCDEPLTSQVPGPVPPGRQEPEEMSWPPSVDLASSPEPPNSSALVLPDVAPGPTPAGLPDSPTAPETSTHYSVECTEVCAAPKSLPSPILQPIGNHCSVKDPTPPPQLSVEDTTSQHSKPHPPMPSEGPRTSPLPPSPSSPYSSHPASSSSCLSSPDVTSSEQKFYNFVVLHARADEHIALRVRERLEELGVPDGATFCEDFQVPGRGQLHCLQDAIEHSAFTILLLTCNFDCRLSRHQTSHTLMNSLTRHGWHDCVIPFLPLESSLAQLGSDVASLLGGLVWLDERSPIFARKVANTFKPQKLRARKATWRKEQDARTLRERSEHLHAEQQQAAAVSTAYSAYLQSYLSWQAQMESLQMAFGNHMSFGTQVPSGAQVPFGGQVPLGVPPSFPTWPGCPQPQLLHPWQTGIPPPAFPRPPASPQPPAFPTASLEPPQGPGLQPLIIHHAQMVQLGINNHMWNQRGAQAPEDKTQEWPSDQA